From a region of the Limisphaera ngatamarikiensis genome:
- a CDS encoding phosphate ABC transporter ATP-binding protein, translating to MSEPVYSLETRNLNLWYGRFQALTDVNVRIRHGLITALIGPSGCGKTTLLRCFNRINERYGDVTITGEIRVQGRNMYDPDVSLVELRRHVGMVFQRPNPLPISVYENIVFGLRLHTPRAELSRQILDEAVEQALREVGLWDDLKDRLHQRATELQLEQQQKLCLARLLPLKPEVILLDEPCSALDVDGTRAIEELMLSLRGRYTFLIVTHNMSQARRISDECIFMLMGRVIEHARTEDLFLKPSDPRTADYIEGRYG from the coding sequence ATGAGCGAACCCGTTTACAGTCTCGAAACCCGCAACCTCAACCTGTGGTACGGCCGGTTCCAGGCCCTGACGGACGTGAATGTCCGGATCCGCCACGGCCTCATCACCGCATTGATTGGCCCTTCCGGCTGCGGCAAAACCACCCTGTTGCGGTGCTTCAACCGGATCAACGAACGATACGGCGACGTCACCATCACCGGGGAAATCCGGGTCCAGGGCCGCAACATGTACGACCCGGACGTCTCGCTGGTCGAGCTGCGCCGTCACGTGGGCATGGTCTTTCAGCGTCCCAATCCCCTACCCATTTCCGTGTACGAAAATATCGTGTTCGGACTCCGACTCCACACGCCCCGGGCCGAACTGAGCCGTCAAATCCTCGATGAGGCGGTGGAACAGGCCCTCCGCGAAGTGGGGTTGTGGGACGATCTGAAGGACCGACTCCATCAACGCGCCACCGAGCTGCAGCTGGAACAGCAACAAAAGCTCTGTCTGGCCCGGCTCCTGCCCCTCAAACCGGAGGTCATTCTCCTGGACGAACCCTGCTCCGCCCTCGACGTGGACGGCACCCGCGCCATCGAGGAACTCATGCTCAGCCTCCGCGGCCGGTACACCTTCCTGATTGTCACTCACAACATGTCCCAGGCCCGCCGCATCAGTGACGAATGCATTTTCATGCTGATGGGACGGGTGATCGAACACGCCCGGACGGAGGACCTTTTCCTCAAACCTTCCGACCCGCGCACCGCCGACTACATCGAAGGCCGCTACGGTTGA
- a CDS encoding phosphate ABC transporter substrate-binding protein — translation MSTKPHPMRRLIHPILLLPWSALALVVGWLVTGCGSRPSTPGGIPVKVIQNKGSDTMVNLAQAWAEAYRKVRPDVSVEVSGGGSGVGIAALIRGAVDVANSSRDLKPRELEEARASTGKEVQTFVVGFDALAVYVHPSNPLEEITLEQLEEIYAEGGRITRWSDLGVQMPEPRFDRIIRISRQSSSGTYEFFREHVLRNRDFKLGSNDMNGSKEVVELVATTPGAIGYSGMGYANPRVKMLRVARKKGEPAYAPTMENTVTRRYPIARSLLMCVLGEPEGEVKAYLDWVRSDAGQQLVEDNGFVPIPHTERTRPAPVGAGN, via the coding sequence ATGAGCACGAAACCCCACCCCATGAGGCGTCTCATCCATCCGATCCTCCTGCTCCCCTGGTCCGCATTGGCCCTTGTCGTGGGATGGCTGGTGACCGGTTGCGGGTCCCGCCCCTCAACGCCCGGCGGCATACCGGTCAAGGTCATCCAAAACAAGGGCTCCGACACCATGGTGAACCTTGCACAAGCCTGGGCCGAGGCCTACCGGAAGGTGCGCCCGGACGTGAGTGTGGAGGTTTCAGGGGGCGGCTCCGGCGTGGGGATCGCGGCCCTGATCCGCGGTGCCGTGGACGTTGCCAACAGCAGCCGCGACCTTAAACCGCGCGAGCTGGAGGAAGCCCGGGCCTCGACCGGCAAGGAGGTTCAGACGTTCGTGGTGGGTTTCGACGCCCTGGCCGTGTATGTGCACCCTTCGAATCCCCTGGAGGAAATCACGCTGGAACAGCTCGAGGAGATCTATGCCGAGGGTGGCAGGATCACCCGCTGGAGTGATCTGGGGGTGCAAATGCCGGAACCACGATTCGACCGCATCATTCGCATCAGCCGCCAATCCAGTTCCGGCACCTACGAGTTCTTCCGGGAACATGTGCTCCGCAACCGCGACTTCAAACTCGGGTCCAACGACATGAACGGCTCGAAGGAGGTGGTGGAGCTGGTGGCAACCACCCCGGGCGCCATCGGATACAGCGGGATGGGTTACGCCAACCCCCGCGTGAAAATGCTCCGGGTGGCACGCAAGAAGGGCGAACCGGCCTATGCCCCCACGATGGAAAACACCGTGACACGGCGTTACCCCATCGCCCGCAGCCTGCTGATGTGCGTCCTGGGCGAGCCCGAGGGCGAGGTGAAAGCCTACCTCGACTGGGTCCGCAGTGACGCCGGTCAACAATTGGTGGAAGACAACGGGTTCGTGCCGATCCCGCATACGGAACGGACCCGACCCGCTCCTGTCGGTGCAGGCAACTGA
- the phoU gene encoding phosphate signaling complex protein PhoU codes for MSEGSTGSGTGQTRWLWDARLQQDIEEIQTRVRAMGEQVERALKTSLEAVLERSRPKAYSVIVRDQRIDRLEKDIDHLCLEFLLRQQPAGRHLRFAYATIKINAELERIGDYAESVARQVLKVADLQELPAPDKFREIGQVAISMLRSAVDAFLRQDAELARRTMVIEDHVDRLRGELNEVLLGAEREGRLPFPALTPLLTIARRYERVSDQAKNICEETLYMCTGEYWKHQGPGGAVRILFVDATHGVRSRMAAAIGRNLEVEGLQFLSAGLEPQPLEEPWRSWMESRGMVEATSPPQSAPELLSRHNIAVVVALEPAARSIFPTPPTPTVAMEWTVPDPQHWIAQGLGPEAAAEQLFQMLRLQVQDLAHALAGE; via the coding sequence ATGAGCGAAGGTTCCACGGGTTCGGGCACGGGACAGACGCGCTGGCTATGGGACGCGCGTCTGCAACAGGACATTGAAGAGATTCAAACCCGGGTCCGGGCGATGGGTGAACAGGTGGAGCGCGCCCTGAAAACCAGCCTGGAAGCCGTGTTGGAACGGAGCCGGCCCAAGGCCTACTCGGTGATCGTGCGGGATCAGCGCATCGACCGGCTTGAAAAGGACATTGACCACCTCTGCCTGGAATTCCTCCTGCGGCAACAACCGGCGGGCCGGCATCTTCGCTTTGCCTATGCCACCATCAAGATCAATGCCGAGCTGGAACGGATCGGTGACTATGCCGAAAGTGTGGCGCGCCAGGTGTTGAAGGTGGCGGATCTCCAGGAATTACCCGCGCCGGACAAGTTCCGGGAAATCGGCCAGGTGGCGATCTCCATGTTGCGGTCGGCCGTGGACGCATTCCTGCGCCAGGACGCGGAACTGGCCCGGCGCACCATGGTCATCGAGGACCACGTGGACCGGCTTCGGGGTGAACTGAACGAGGTCCTGCTCGGCGCCGAACGGGAGGGTCGCCTTCCGTTCCCCGCGCTCACGCCCCTCCTGACCATTGCCCGACGGTATGAACGGGTGTCGGACCAGGCCAAGAACATCTGCGAGGAGACGCTTTACATGTGCACCGGGGAATACTGGAAACACCAGGGTCCCGGCGGCGCGGTGCGGATCCTCTTCGTAGATGCCACCCACGGCGTGCGCAGTCGCATGGCCGCCGCCATCGGCCGGAACCTGGAAGTGGAAGGCCTTCAATTCCTCAGCGCCGGCCTGGAGCCGCAACCCTTGGAAGAACCGTGGCGCTCCTGGATGGAATCCCGCGGCATGGTGGAGGCCACAAGCCCGCCGCAGTCCGCCCCGGAGCTGTTATCCCGGCACAACATTGCGGTGGTGGTCGCATTGGAGCCGGCCGCCCGATCGATTTTCCCCACTCCGCCCACCCCGACCGTGGCCATGGAATGGACCGTACCGGACCCGCAACATTGGATCGCGCAGGGACTCGGTCCCGAGGCCGCCGCCGAGCAACTGTTCCAAATGCTCCGGCTTCAGGTCCAAGATCTGGCCCATGCTCTGGCAGGAGAATGA
- a CDS encoding prepilin-type N-terminal cleavage/methylation domain-containing protein, which translates to MKAANCEGSGRAFTLIELLVVIAIIAILAAMLLPALSAAKEKGKRASCINNLRQLAVGVNIYAVDNNDRVLQARWSGGYFVQNCLNPPEAAAAAMVGLAVRSNTVSVWTCPNRPGLPVYEPQYPQWVLGYQYFGGITNWLNPAGNFPSRSPVKLSLARGTWALAADAVGKINGQWGGQEPGREFVYANMPQHRSSKSPVPVGGNEVFADGSARWVKFEQMYFLTTWNVSTRVYYFWQDPQDFDPVLKARLPTLAARP; encoded by the coding sequence ATGAAGGCGGCCAACTGCGAGGGATCGGGACGGGCGTTTACGCTGATTGAGTTGCTGGTGGTCATTGCGATCATTGCCATTTTGGCGGCCATGTTGCTGCCGGCACTTTCGGCGGCCAAAGAGAAGGGCAAACGGGCCTCCTGCATTAATAACCTGCGGCAATTGGCGGTGGGTGTGAACATCTATGCGGTGGACAACAACGATCGGGTCCTTCAGGCACGCTGGAGCGGGGGTTATTTCGTGCAGAACTGTTTGAACCCGCCCGAGGCGGCGGCGGCGGCCATGGTCGGTCTGGCCGTGCGGTCAAACACGGTTTCGGTCTGGACCTGTCCCAACCGGCCCGGGCTGCCGGTCTACGAGCCGCAGTATCCTCAATGGGTCCTGGGCTATCAGTATTTTGGGGGCATCACCAACTGGTTGAACCCGGCAGGAAACTTTCCGTCGCGCAGCCCGGTCAAACTCAGCCTGGCCAGGGGGACCTGGGCGCTTGCGGCCGACGCCGTGGGCAAGATCAATGGGCAGTGGGGCGGTCAGGAGCCGGGCCGGGAGTTCGTGTACGCCAACATGCCGCAGCACCGCTCCTCCAAGTCACCGGTTCCCGTGGGCGGTAACGAGGTGTTTGCCGATGGCTCGGCGCGCTGGGTCAAGTTCGAGCAGATGTACTTTCTGACCACGTGGAACGTCTCGACCCGCGTCTATTATTTCTGGCAGGACCCGCAGGACTTTGATCCGGTGCTGAAAGCCCGGCTTCCCACCCTGGCGGCTCGTCCCTGA
- the pstC gene encoding phosphate ABC transporter permease subunit PstC → MNQRDPTQPVATPRALEQRPRWAVVAERCLEFVIRLCGVSAVLFVLAIFLFVFREAAPVVTSGKVKLTEFLGSIEWYPTSAVKVRYGALALIVGSLSVTLVAMVLAVPFGLGAAVFVSEFCGRKTREALKVIIELLAAIPSVVWGFIGMTVVSPLLVKYAGAPIGVNLLNGGLILALMSVPVIVSIGEDALKAVPDSYREAALALGATRWQVVWRVLLPAARNGLLAAVLLGVGRAIGETMAVLMATGHAVQIPHGLLDSVGTLTANIAAELGEAPVGSDHYRVLFLMGVLLFLITFVVNLAADLVVRGIRKP, encoded by the coding sequence ATGAACCAACGCGATCCCACTCAACCCGTAGCAACGCCAAGGGCCCTCGAGCAACGGCCCCGATGGGCGGTCGTAGCCGAACGATGTCTGGAATTTGTCATCCGGCTTTGCGGGGTCAGCGCGGTTCTGTTTGTGCTGGCGATTTTCCTGTTCGTGTTTCGGGAGGCGGCCCCGGTGGTGACGAGCGGCAAGGTGAAGCTGACGGAGTTCCTCGGCAGCATCGAGTGGTATCCGACCTCGGCGGTCAAGGTGCGGTACGGTGCGCTGGCGCTGATCGTGGGCAGTCTCAGCGTCACCCTGGTGGCCATGGTGCTGGCGGTTCCCTTTGGTCTGGGCGCCGCGGTGTTCGTGTCCGAGTTTTGCGGTCGCAAGACCCGGGAGGCTTTGAAGGTGATCATTGAGTTGCTGGCGGCCATCCCGAGCGTGGTCTGGGGATTCATCGGCATGACGGTCGTCAGCCCGTTGCTGGTGAAATACGCCGGGGCACCCATCGGGGTAAACCTCCTGAACGGCGGTCTGATCCTGGCACTGATGAGCGTGCCCGTCATTGTCTCCATCGGTGAGGATGCACTCAAAGCGGTGCCCGATTCGTATCGAGAGGCCGCGCTGGCCCTGGGGGCCACGCGCTGGCAGGTGGTGTGGCGGGTCCTGTTGCCGGCGGCTCGAAACGGTTTGCTGGCCGCCGTCCTGCTGGGTGTCGGACGTGCCATCGGCGAGACCATGGCGGTGCTCATGGCTACCGGCCATGCGGTGCAGATCCCGCACGGCCTGCTCGACTCCGTCGGGACCCTCACGGCCAACATCGCCGCCGAGCTGGGCGAAGCCCCGGTGGGCTCCGACCACTACCGCGTCCTGTTCCTCATGGGCGTGTTGCTGTTCCTCATCACCTTTGTGGTCAACCTGGCTGCCGACCTCGTCGTGCGCGGAATCCGGAAACCATGA
- a CDS encoding phosphate ABC transporter ATP-binding protein, with translation MSTRPKIEVENLRLWYGTKPVLHGLTFSVQEGEILAVIGPAQSGKSSLLKCLNRTIELVPGARVEGSIRIDGRDIRQIRDVHALRRRIGMVTPLPVGLPMSIYDNVAFAPRCAGITDRRELDARVEECLRQAALWDEVKDRLHMLGTKLPGGQQQRLTIARALSHKPDILCLDEFSIAIDPVTTMRIEEVLRELRSRMTIILVTNLTQQARRLADRTLFLWKGELVELDRTEVIFSEHPRDRRTHEYVRGFFG, from the coding sequence ATGTCGACGCGACCCAAGATCGAAGTGGAGAATCTGCGGTTGTGGTACGGGACCAAACCGGTCCTGCACGGGTTGACCTTCTCCGTGCAGGAGGGCGAAATCCTTGCCGTGATCGGCCCGGCCCAGTCCGGCAAGAGTTCACTGCTCAAATGCCTCAACCGGACCATCGAACTGGTGCCGGGCGCCCGGGTGGAAGGATCCATCCGCATTGACGGCCGGGACATCCGCCAGATCCGGGACGTCCATGCCCTGCGCCGGCGCATCGGCATGGTGACGCCGTTGCCGGTCGGGCTGCCCATGAGCATCTACGACAATGTGGCTTTCGCCCCGCGTTGCGCCGGCATCACGGACCGGCGGGAGCTGGATGCACGGGTCGAGGAGTGCCTCCGCCAGGCCGCCCTCTGGGACGAGGTCAAGGACCGTCTCCACATGCTCGGCACCAAACTCCCCGGCGGTCAGCAGCAACGACTCACCATCGCCCGCGCGTTGTCCCACAAGCCGGACATCCTGTGCCTGGACGAATTCTCCATCGCCATTGACCCGGTCACCACCATGCGAATTGAAGAGGTGCTCCGGGAGTTGCGGTCGCGCATGACCATCATCCTGGTGACCAACCTCACCCAGCAGGCACGGCGTCTGGCGGATCGGACCCTGTTCCTTTGGAAAGGTGAACTGGTGGAGCTGGACCGCACCGAGGTGATCTTCTCGGAACATCCGCGGGACCGGCGCACCCACGAGTACGTTCGCGGCTTTTTCGGATGA
- the pstA gene encoding phosphate ABC transporter permease PstA has protein sequence MNQPTHTGTNPVRFVRTPYGARKEAAERLARTVLGLMALCMVLPLVAIVTHLFVRAWPSLSPEFLLDIPRDHMRAGGIWPAFVGTLYLVGISLAVATPIGVLAAVYLNEYARDNWFTRLVQLAVINLAGVPSIVHALFGLGAFVYGARLGYSVLAASLTLAIMTLPVIIASTREALAAVPQAFREACWNVGATRWQTIRAVVLPNAFSGILTGVILQVSRAAGETAPIMFTGAVFYKAVERGDLFPYHLKEQCMALSMHLYTLATQVPNVPESMTYATAVVLLLTVLLVNATSIVVRIWVRNRKRW, from the coding sequence ATGAACCAACCAACCCACACCGGCACGAACCCGGTCCGCTTCGTCCGCACGCCCTACGGCGCGCGGAAGGAGGCTGCGGAACGACTGGCCCGGACGGTCCTGGGCCTGATGGCGCTTTGCATGGTGCTGCCCCTGGTGGCGATCGTGACGCACCTGTTTGTGCGGGCCTGGCCCTCCTTGAGTCCGGAGTTTCTGCTGGACATCCCCCGCGACCACATGCGGGCCGGGGGCATCTGGCCGGCCTTTGTGGGCACGTTGTATCTGGTGGGCATTTCGCTGGCCGTGGCCACGCCCATCGGAGTCCTGGCCGCCGTGTACCTGAACGAATACGCCCGTGACAACTGGTTCACCCGCCTTGTGCAACTGGCTGTGATCAACCTGGCCGGTGTCCCGAGCATCGTGCATGCACTGTTCGGCCTGGGTGCCTTCGTCTACGGGGCGCGGCTCGGCTATTCCGTTCTGGCCGCCTCCTTGACGCTGGCCATCATGACGCTGCCGGTGATCATTGCCAGCACGCGGGAGGCGTTGGCGGCCGTGCCCCAGGCGTTTCGCGAGGCCTGCTGGAATGTGGGGGCCACCCGGTGGCAAACCATCCGCGCGGTCGTGCTGCCCAATGCGTTCAGCGGCATCCTCACCGGTGTGATCCTTCAGGTGAGCCGTGCCGCGGGCGAAACGGCGCCGATCATGTTCACCGGCGCGGTCTTCTACAAGGCCGTGGAACGCGGCGACCTGTTCCCCTATCACCTCAAGGAACAGTGCATGGCCCTCTCGATGCATCTTTACACGCTGGCCACCCAGGTTCCCAACGTGCCCGAGTCCATGACCTATGCCACCGCGGTGGTCCTGCTGTTGACCGTGCTGCTGGTGAACGCGACGTCCATCGTCGTGCGCATCTGGGTGCGCAATCGCAAGCGCTGGTGA
- a CDS encoding endo-1,4-beta-xylanase: MNRNKVVRTFGWLVTLITGSVTSAAEPATTPPPVVFTTEQDHRNMLEQLGITRLRPGRSPRADAPNAANYDEARANPYPDLPELLRSADGTAIATPELWWLKRRPEILELLEREVYGRIPTNVPAVHWQIVETREIDLDGTPAVERDLVGVVDNSACPEIEVRISLSLTLPKKANTPVPVLLSFGFTPRDWERFGERSGRTNPPPRGSGRREKVVRAGWGYAVLNPLSVQDDTGGWEPRRSGTTTGTNAAPDGAGLTRGIIGLVNRGQPRQPDQWGALRAWAWGASRALDYLETVPEVDSRRVCITGVSRFGKAALVAMAFDQRFAAGLIASSGRGGTALFRRNFGESLENLAWPGAYHWMAGNFLKYAAEESRFGRRTPADLPVDSHMTLALCAPRLVFISHGIPEKGDAPWIDHRGSFMAAVAAQKVWRLLGARDLGRSDDPSREPMPAVLEGLLHGAIAWRQHDGGHTDEPNLELFIQWAENQWRQAAARTDASDRQPDLRSLKAVVADRYKIGVGVDLDVLQNPEDVALIRRHFQILTPENCMKPQALHPAENVWRFEQADAFANFARSHGLELVGHCLVWAKDDRTDRWMMEEPDGRPVTRETLLRRIEAHVRTVVERYADVVTMWDVVNEAVADGGDDILRDSIYSRTAGVDFIVTAFRAARAADPDALLIYNDYNCHMPHKRRKLLALLRELKERGAPVDAYGMQGHLELGDNSLPQLRETFEELRKLGLKVVVSELDLDVVTRSRWWAEGGRYRAELARWDPYRHGLPPEIEQNALKQWIETFSLFEQYRDMIARISFWNLHDGQSWLNYFPWPRTNYPLLWDRQRRPKPAFDAVYRLLLGPPPPHEAVPRTDPVSQQAHQQLVAKTRQGRIDVYFAGDSIVRRWGATDHPHLLEHWRRCFHGWHAANFGWGGDTTHNILWRIRNGEFEGLSPKIIVLQAGANNLPWQGPANETHIRDVVDGIRALVGEFHQRAPAAVIVLTAMFPRSQNPDLQPAIEEINRRLALLADGKRVRWVNINPELVDAFGRLRPEMSRDGLHLELPAYEIWARALRPIFEEVLGPPASKDLAPPPTANPAAAGSS; this comes from the coding sequence ATGAACCGCAACAAGGTTGTTCGGACCTTTGGATGGCTGGTGACACTCATCACCGGATCGGTCACGTCGGCGGCCGAGCCCGCCACAACGCCACCCCCGGTCGTCTTCACCACCGAACAAGACCATCGCAACATGCTGGAACAGCTGGGTATCACGCGGCTGCGCCCGGGACGCAGTCCCCGGGCCGACGCACCCAACGCCGCCAACTACGATGAGGCGCGAGCCAATCCGTATCCAGATCTCCCCGAGCTCTTGCGCAGTGCCGATGGTACGGCCATTGCCACGCCGGAACTCTGGTGGTTGAAACGGCGACCGGAGATCCTGGAACTTCTCGAACGCGAGGTGTACGGCCGGATTCCCACGAACGTGCCCGCTGTCCACTGGCAGATCGTTGAAACCCGGGAAATCGACTTGGACGGCACCCCGGCCGTTGAAAGGGACCTGGTGGGTGTGGTGGACAATTCGGCCTGTCCGGAAATCGAAGTCAGGATCTCACTCTCTCTAACGCTGCCCAAAAAGGCGAACACACCGGTGCCGGTGTTGCTGAGCTTCGGTTTCACGCCCCGCGACTGGGAGCGGTTTGGGGAACGGTCAGGCCGGACCAACCCGCCTCCGCGCGGCTCCGGCAGGCGCGAAAAAGTCGTGAGAGCCGGCTGGGGGTATGCCGTGCTCAATCCCCTGAGCGTCCAGGACGATACGGGCGGGTGGGAACCGCGCCGATCCGGCACCACAACCGGCACCAATGCCGCTCCCGACGGCGCGGGCCTCACCCGTGGGATCATCGGCCTGGTCAATCGCGGTCAGCCGCGTCAACCCGATCAATGGGGTGCCCTGCGCGCCTGGGCCTGGGGTGCCTCTCGAGCACTCGACTACCTGGAAACCGTGCCCGAGGTGGACAGCCGGCGCGTGTGCATCACCGGCGTGTCGCGGTTCGGCAAGGCCGCGCTGGTGGCCATGGCGTTTGACCAGCGCTTCGCCGCCGGATTGATTGCCTCCTCGGGCAGGGGCGGCACCGCCCTGTTCCGACGCAACTTCGGGGAGAGCCTCGAGAACCTTGCCTGGCCCGGTGCCTACCATTGGATGGCCGGTAACTTCCTCAAATACGCCGCCGAGGAATCCAGGTTCGGCCGTCGAACCCCGGCCGACCTGCCCGTGGATTCCCACATGACCCTCGCCCTCTGCGCACCGCGGCTGGTCTTCATCAGCCATGGCATCCCCGAAAAGGGCGACGCCCCCTGGATCGATCACCGCGGCAGTTTCATGGCGGCCGTCGCCGCCCAAAAAGTCTGGCGCCTGCTGGGCGCACGCGACCTCGGCCGCAGTGACGACCCGTCCCGTGAGCCGATGCCCGCCGTGCTCGAGGGCCTGCTCCACGGCGCGATTGCCTGGCGCCAGCACGACGGCGGCCACACGGACGAACCGAACCTCGAGCTCTTCATCCAGTGGGCCGAAAACCAATGGCGCCAAGCCGCCGCCCGCACCGACGCCTCCGATCGGCAGCCGGACCTTCGCTCCCTCAAGGCCGTAGTGGCAGACCGCTACAAGATCGGCGTGGGCGTTGACCTGGACGTCCTTCAAAACCCGGAGGACGTCGCCCTGATCCGCCGGCACTTTCAGATCCTGACCCCGGAAAACTGCATGAAACCGCAGGCCCTGCACCCGGCGGAGAACGTCTGGCGATTTGAACAGGCCGATGCCTTTGCCAACTTCGCCCGCTCCCATGGCCTCGAACTGGTGGGGCACTGCCTCGTTTGGGCCAAGGACGATCGCACCGACCGCTGGATGATGGAGGAACCGGACGGCCGACCCGTAACGCGCGAAACCCTCCTGCGCCGAATCGAAGCCCACGTCCGCACCGTCGTGGAACGGTACGCCGACGTGGTCACGATGTGGGACGTCGTCAATGAGGCGGTGGCCGACGGTGGCGACGACATCCTCCGCGATTCGATTTACTCGCGCACGGCCGGTGTGGATTTCATCGTCACCGCATTTCGTGCCGCCCGGGCCGCCGACCCGGATGCCCTGCTGATCTACAATGACTACAACTGCCACATGCCGCACAAACGACGCAAACTCCTCGCCCTGCTCCGCGAACTGAAAGAGCGTGGTGCCCCCGTGGACGCCTACGGCATGCAGGGCCACCTCGAGTTGGGAGACAACTCCCTGCCACAGCTCCGCGAAACGTTCGAAGAACTCCGGAAACTGGGACTCAAAGTCGTGGTGTCGGAACTGGACCTGGACGTGGTCACCCGCAGCCGCTGGTGGGCCGAGGGCGGCAGGTACCGCGCCGAGCTGGCCCGCTGGGACCCCTACCGGCACGGTCTACCCCCGGAGATCGAGCAAAACGCCCTCAAACAGTGGATCGAGACCTTCAGCCTGTTCGAACAGTACCGCGACATGATCGCGCGGATCTCTTTCTGGAACCTCCACGACGGCCAAAGCTGGCTCAACTACTTTCCGTGGCCGCGAACCAATTACCCGTTGCTCTGGGATCGCCAGCGCCGCCCCAAACCGGCCTTCGACGCGGTGTACCGGCTGCTGCTGGGACCTCCACCACCCCATGAGGCCGTTCCCCGCACCGACCCCGTCTCCCAACAAGCCCATCAACAGCTCGTGGCCAAAACCCGACAGGGCCGGATCGACGTGTATTTCGCAGGTGACTCCATCGTCCGCCGCTGGGGCGCCACGGACCATCCCCATCTGTTGGAACACTGGCGCCGTTGTTTCCACGGGTGGCACGCCGCCAACTTCGGCTGGGGTGGCGACACCACCCACAACATCCTCTGGCGCATCCGCAATGGCGAATTCGAAGGACTCTCGCCCAAGATCATCGTCTTGCAGGCCGGCGCCAACAACCTCCCGTGGCAGGGACCAGCCAACGAAACCCACATCCGCGACGTAGTGGACGGAATCCGCGCCCTTGTCGGCGAATTCCACCAGCGCGCACCGGCCGCCGTGATCGTGCTCACCGCCATGTTCCCGCGATCCCAGAATCCGGACCTCCAACCCGCAATCGAGGAGATCAACCGTCGTCTGGCCCTGCTGGCGGACGGAAAACGCGTCCGATGGGTCAACATTAATCCGGAGCTTGTGGACGCATTCGGCAGGTTGCGTCCCGAAATGTCACGGGACGGCCTTCACCTGGAACTGCCCGCCTACGAAATCTGGGCCCGAGCCCTCCGGCCCATCTTCGAAGAAGTCCTCGGTCCGCCGGCCTCCAAGGACCTCGCCCCGCCACCTACGGCCAACCCTGCTGCAGCCGGATCTTCCTGA
- a CDS encoding deoxyhypusine synthase family protein produces MDKTQGPISAFIERHYRHFNAAALRDAARAYRAHLDAGGRMFLTLAGAMSTAELGISLAEMIRADKVHAISCTGANLEEDVFNLVAHNHYVRVPHYRELSAADEEALLQRHLNRVTDTCIPEMEAMRRIEQAMLELWCDCDRRGERLFPHEFFYRLLRSGRLKESYEIDPRDSWLVAAAEKNLPLFVPGWEDSTLGNMYAAAVIRGDVRNPGTVRSGIEYMVQLAEWYTTNARRLPSGLGSIGFFQIGGGIAGDFPICVVPMLHQDLRRENVPLWGYFCQISDSTTSYGGYSGAVPNEKITWGKLARETPKFMIESDATIVAPLIFAYVLGW; encoded by the coding sequence ATGGACAAAACGCAAGGACCCATTTCCGCCTTCATCGAAAGGCACTATCGCCATTTCAATGCCGCTGCACTGCGCGACGCTGCACGCGCTTATCGCGCACACCTGGACGCCGGAGGCCGGATGTTCCTGACCCTGGCCGGAGCCATGAGCACCGCCGAACTCGGCATCTCCCTGGCCGAGATGATTCGCGCAGACAAGGTCCACGCCATCTCCTGCACCGGAGCCAACCTGGAGGAGGATGTGTTCAATCTGGTGGCGCACAACCATTACGTGCGCGTGCCGCACTATCGCGAGCTGAGCGCGGCCGATGAGGAGGCCCTGCTGCAACGGCACCTCAACCGGGTGACCGACACCTGCATCCCCGAAATGGAGGCCATGCGCCGGATCGAACAGGCCATGCTGGAACTGTGGTGCGATTGTGACCGGCGCGGCGAACGCCTTTTCCCCCATGAGTTCTTCTATCGCCTGCTCCGTTCCGGCCGGCTCAAGGAGAGCTACGAAATCGATCCCCGCGATTCCTGGCTGGTGGCCGCGGCGGAAAAGAATTTGCCCCTGTTCGTGCCCGGTTGGGAGGATTCCACCCTCGGTAACATGTACGCCGCCGCGGTGATCCGCGGAGACGTCCGCAATCCGGGCACCGTCCGCAGCGGCATCGAGTACATGGTGCAGCTGGCCGAGTGGTACACCACCAATGCCCGACGCCTGCCCAGCGGATTGGGGAGCATCGGCTTCTTCCAGATCGGGGGCGGCATCGCCGGTGACTTCCCGATCTGCGTCGTACCCATGCTCCACCAGGACCTCCGCCGCGAAAACGTCCCGCTGTGGGGCTATTTCTGCCAGATCAGCGATTCCACCACCAGTTACGGCGGTTACTCCGGAGCCGTGCCCAATGAGAAGATCACCTGGGGTAAACTCGCCCGGGAAACGCCCAAGTTCATGATCGAAAGCGACGCCACCATCGTGGCGCCCCTGATCTTCGCCTACGTCCTCGGCTGGTAA